In Gemmatimonadaceae bacterium, one genomic interval encodes:
- a CDS encoding pentapeptide repeat-containing protein, producing the protein AYLKGADITGARLSAATLDGADLTDLIGWRELRSISHASIEGVRHTPSGFQAFALEQGAVNAATLAEPEDELAGYSKQFRAI; encoded by the coding sequence GCCTATCTCAAGGGCGCCGATATCACGGGGGCACGACTGTCCGCCGCCACGCTGGACGGCGCCGACCTGACCGACTTGATCGGCTGGCGAGAGCTCAGGTCCATCAGCCATGCGAGCATCGAGGGCGTGCGCCACACGCCGTCGGGTTTTCAGGCGTTTGCGCTGGAGCAGGGTGCGGTGAACGCCGCCACCCTGGCCGAACCCGAGGACGAACTGGCCGGCTACTCCAAGCAGTTCCGGGCGATTTGA
- a CDS encoding nuclear transport factor 2 family protein has translation MIGSLMLAPAPMLQAQSAADRDAVRRAVLNYVEGFYEGDTAKLVRSVRPEVVKYGYFIPKGKTTYEGEGMPWAEFMSYTNQVKKRGKPTPPTSPKLVTLLDVADQTASAKLTAWWGIDYLHLAKFDGVWMITQVLWQSPPPVPR, from the coding sequence ATGATCGGGTCCTTGATGCTGGCGCCGGCGCCCATGCTGCAGGCCCAGAGCGCCGCCGATCGTGACGCGGTACGACGCGCGGTCCTCAACTACGTGGAAGGCTTCTACGAGGGCGATACGGCGAAGCTGGTGCGCAGCGTCCGCCCCGAGGTAGTCAAGTACGGCTATTTCATCCCGAAAGGAAAGACCACGTACGAAGGCGAGGGAATGCCATGGGCTGAATTCATGTCGTACACGAATCAGGTGAAGAAGCGAGGGAAGCCCACGCCGCCAACGTCACCAAAGCTCGTCACGCTGTTGGACGTGGCCGACCAGACGGCCAGTGCGAAACTCACCGCGTGGTGGGGCATCGACTATCTGCATCTGGCCAAGTTCGATGGCGTCTGGATGATCACGCAGGTGCTGTGGCAGTCGCCGCCGCCGGTACCGCGCTGA